One genomic region from Siniperca chuatsi isolate FFG_IHB_CAS linkage group LG18, ASM2008510v1, whole genome shotgun sequence encodes:
- the hspa5 gene encoding endoplasmic reticulum chaperone BiP — protein MKLLWVVMLVAGTVFADDDDKKESVGTVVGIDLGTTYSCVGVFKNGRVEIIANDQGNRITPSYVAFTSEGERLIGDAAKNQLTSNPENTVFDAKRLIGRTWGDSTVQQDIKYLPFKVTEKKSKPHIQVDIGGGQMKSFAPEEISAMVLTKMKETAEAYLGKKVTHAVVTVPAYFNDAQRQATKDAGTIAGLNVMRIINEPTAAAIAYGLDKRDGEKNILVFDLGGGTFDVSLLTIDNGVFEVVATNGDTHLGGEDFDQRVMEHFIKLYKKKTGKDVRKDNRAVQKLRREVEKAKRALSAQHQARIEIESFFEGEDFSETLTRAKFEELNMDLFRSTMKPVQKVLEDSDLKKSDIDEIVLVGGSTRIPKIQQLVKEFFNGKEPSRGINPDEAVAYGAAVQAGVLSGEEDTGDVVLLDVCPLTLGIETVGGVMTKLIPRNTVVPTKKSQIFSTASDNQPTVTIKVYEGERPLTKDNHLLGTFDLTGIPPAPRGVPQIEVTFEIDVNGILRVTAEDKGTGNKNKITITNDQNRLTPEDIERMVNDAERFADEDKKLKERIDARNELESYAYSLKNQIGDKEKLGGKLSDDDKETIEKAVEEKIEWMESHQEADLEDFQAKKKELEEVVQPIISKLYGSAGGPPPEGADSEQDEKDEL, from the exons ATGAAGCTGTTGTGGGTTGTAATGCTGGTGGCCGGCACCGTGTTTGCCGATGACGACGACAAGAAAGAGAGTGTGGGGACTGTGGTTGGAATCGACCTGGGGACCACCTATTCATG TGTTGGAGTATTCAAGAATGGCCGTGTGGAGATCATCGCCAATGACCAGGGTAACCGTATCACCCCATCATATGTGGCCTTCACCAGTGAGGGTGAGCGCCTGATTGGTGATGCTGCCAAGAACCAGCTGACCTCTAACCCTGAGAACACCGTCTTTGATGCCAAGAGATTGATTGGACGCACATGGGGTGACTCCACTGTGCAACAGGACATCAAGTACCTGCCCTTCAAG GTTACTGAGAAGAAGAGCAAGCCTCATATCCAGGTTGACATTGGTGGTGGCCAGATGAAGTCATTTGCTCCGGAGGAGATCTCTGCCATGGTGCTGACTAAGATGAAGGAGACTGCTGAGGCTTATCTGGGCAAGAAG GTTACACATGCTGTGGTCACTGTACCTGCCTACTTCAATGATGCCCAGCGCCAGGCCACTAAGGATGCTGGAACCATCGCTGGTCTGAATGTTATGAGAATCATCAATGAGCC AACTGCTGCTGCCATTGCTTATGGCCTGGACAAGAGGGATGGTGAGAAGAACATTCTCGTGTTCGATTTGGGTGGTGGCACCTTTGATGTCTCCCTTCTGACCATTGACAATGGCGTGTTTGAAGTGGTTGCCACCAACGGTGACACACATCTGGGAGGTGAAGACTTTGACCAGCGTGTCATGGAGCACTTCATCAAGCTGTACAAGAAGAAGACTGGCAAAGACGTGCGCAAAGACAACCGTGCTGTGCAGAAGTTGCGTCGTGAGGTTGAGAAGGCAAAGAGGGCGCTGTCTGCCCAGCATCAGGCCCGCATTGAGATTGAGTCCTTCTTTGAGGGAGAAGATTTCTCTGAGACCCTGACCCGTGCCAAGTTTGAAGAGCTCAACATG GACCTGTTCCGTTCCACCATGAAGCCTGTACAGAAGGTGCTGGAAGACTCTGACCTGAAGAAGTCTGACATTGATGAGATTGTCCTGGTTGGAGGCTCCACCCGTATCCCCAAAATCCAGCAGCTGGTGAAGGAGTTCTTCAATGGTAAAGAGCCTTCTAGGGGCATCAACCCTGATGAGGCTGTGGCATATGGAGCTGCTGTGCAGGCTGGGGTGCTTTCTGGAGAGGAGGACACTG GCGATGTGGTTCTTCTGGATGTGTGCCCCCTGACCCTTGGTATTGAGACAGTCGGAGGAGTAATGACCAAGCTGATCCCCAGGAACACTGTAGTTCCCACAAAGAAATCCCAGATCTTCTCTACAGCCTCTGATAACCAGCCCACTGTCACTATTAAAGTTTATGAAG GTGAGCGTCCTCTGACAAAAGACAACCATCTGCTGGGCACATTCGATCTGACTGGCATCCCTCCTGCCCCTCGCGGTGTACCACAGATTGAGGTCACCTTTGAGATTGATGTCAACGGTATTCTGCGCGTCACTGCTGAGGACAAAGGTACAGGCAACAAGAATAAGATCACAATCACAAACGACCAGAACCGTCTGACACCTGAAGATATTGAGCGCATGGTGAACGACGCTGAGCGCTTTGCTGATGAGGACAAGAAGCTGAAGGAGAGGATCGACGCCCGTAACGAGTTGGAGAGCTATGCCTACTCTCTGAAAAACCAGATCGGTGACAAGGAGAAGCTCGGCGGTAAGCTGTCAGATGATGATAAGGAAACCATTGAGAAGGCAGTGGAGGAGAAGATTGAGTGGATGGAGTCCCATCAGGAGGCTGACCTGGAAGACTTCCAGGCCAAGAagaaggagctggaggaagtggtTCAACCCATTATCAGCAAGCTTTATGGTAGTGCAGGCGGACCCCCACCTGAGGGAGCAGACAGTGAGCAAGATGAGAAGGATGAGTTGTAG